The nucleotide sequence TATGAAGGAATCTGCTTTCCTTTGCCACTAAGAAGAGTTGGGAATATATCAAGTGaaaggataagaatgcgatggggcccaatgagtacccggttctcACCTCTCCCTCTATATATTTCCTAGTTCAGTCTCTTGCAGGACACGGTCGGAAAAACCAGAGTTCTACTTGAGGAAACTAAGAGTCTCTATCCGGTcttttgtaagcattttaagctttctatagttctttgtgcttatcatttcttacaaaTTTCTGGAAGTTTCGCTACTTATTTATGCGCTATTCTAGttactggtatcagagcttggggaTTGGGACTATAGAAAGAGGGAGAGTCATGAATTAGTACTTTCTGTTCCAAGTGTGAAATTGCTAATAGACGTAAGGTGTCAAAAGAGCAAGGAGACCCGTAAGCACACTGAAAAGGTGAAGCAACGAAACAAAAAGAATAGGGAAGAAAGGCTCATGATCCCCTAGTTTGAAATAGATGTCTGATAGATGGGAAGAAGCTATACAACAATGGTATGCTAATTCCCATACCTCTAAGCTTGACTACCTTGATCTTGCTGAAACCATAAATCCTACAAGAAAAGAACTAGCCCATAATCTTTCGGTTATCTACGACAGAATCTGCTTGTCTAGTAGAGTCCATTTGAAAATTTTCAAGGCCATTATTGAGAAAAATCATAGTCTAGAAAAAGAAATCAAAGGACTCAAGCACTCCATAAAAACTCTCACTGCCTTACTCTCGGAAAATAGACCTCTCACGAAACAAGAAGTGCGAAATTTGGTTGCAGAGATTTCCAAACAACCAAAACTTGTGGAAGAAGAAGCTCTTAGACTAACTCAAAGCTTAAATCAAAAGCTGCAGAGGGTTGAACAACTTCTATCAAGGATAGAAAAGCAAATTTTTGGATGAACTATCTGTTCTCCAAAAACaccgaatcctacaaagaagcCCTCAAAGCCACAGAGCCTATCGATCCCCCATCCTtaggatttctcaaaacaaacGATTACCCGGGGACCCTTAGCCACCAAGCAGCTGTAATTAAACAGCACAACACACAAATCCAACTCCTTACACAAATCGCGGAGGATATAAAAGGGATACGAACGGAACTACAAAACATAAGGTAGCTTCAGCAAGCTAAGACAGGACCACCCCATGTACCATGTactataaacataaggtttatattAATGCGCATAAATAAGTTCCGCTACTTATTTATGCGCTATTCTAGTTACCATACCATGTACTATAGAGTATTTCAAATCAAGGTTTCTGTACCATAAACTTTGTGGCAAACAACCTAGATGAACCTTGATATAACATAAAGAGAGTGAAGAAACAtagtaaacaaaaaagaaaagagttGACAAGTCTTTGCATTTAAGTTGATTTTTAAAAGCTTGAATGGTCCAAAACATTACCAACTGATTGTTAATATATGTTTAAAGAGTGCATGTAGTATGATTTTCATGAATATACATTCAACTGTGAGCTCTCATAGATGAGGTTCCATATATGTCCTTCATGCTCGGTATACTGCAACATATCTTCTTATTACATTGTTCGTTAGCTTCCGTTGTCTATATGACTAAATTCTTATCTGATGTCGATGCAGAGCAGATGAGCACTATGCAACAGGATCCAGGGGCTCGATAACAGATAGATCTGACTTTAGACCTTAAGAGGAAGCAACTGAAAACCAAGACTAACGAAACAACTCCACAAAAATTCCTGAAAACTGCAGTTGATGATGGTGGACAATCATCCTCTAATAACAATGGAaaaagttctcccaagtggcagaaACTGGACTGGAATGTTCTAAGACCATCGCTGGAGTCTATTAACAAGGTTTAGCACAGTATTATAAGCCACATTTTTGTACTACACATCTATGCTTCACTGTTGATGTTTTACTCCTTGAGATTTCATTCTTTGTTCTATAAATGAGGTGTTAATATACTTCTAGCTATGACCAAATATGTTCCAACTAGTTCAGTGGAAGCATGAGTTCCTGACTTTGGCTTACATGCTGTAGGCATCTTGATGCAGTTGTTCTATTTTTTCCTTCTTGTGTTTGGGTATTGTTGTTTGTGATTTCCAAACATTGGTGCAGAAGGCAGACTACATAGACTAGTGGTAAGAAATACAATGCTTGAAGATATAATTAAGCTACAAGCTCTAACCTTTTAGGAGGCTTTTCTTCTGTTGGATGAACAAACTATCAAATCACCTCTCATGCTCTTCTTGCTTAGTCTGGCATGTGATTGCTTGCTGCAATTATTTCAGCACAGGAAAACAAATACTTTGTTAAGGACTATACCACACTGATTAAACTTTGTTCACGAATAATCCTCTTTGATGAGCATAGGGATTTTCCCTGGAATTGTGCCCTTCACAACTGCAACAAGTATAGTAATGTCAAACACTATGGATGGTGAGAAATAATGCAAAGAGGAATCCCTTGGCACTACTAAGTACTATAAAACAAATGCTCTCAGCCCATATGGTAGAAATCAATATACCAAAAATATCTCTAACTAACAAAGCCACTGCTAGTTCTCATTTCATGGGAGATCAAAAGATGGGGCTCCACGTGGTTCAGCAGATAACAGCTGTTTAAAAGTGTGCCAAACTGTATACAAGAATCCAAGCAAGCTGCAGCCAACAAGAATatgtaagaaaagaaaattatcttcTTAATGCAGTTCCAACAAAATTATCTCTTATTGATAGACCAGTGGCTTCATTTTCAAAGTTACAATCAACCATTTGGACAAAATCATGATGTAAAGAATTCAGGATATAGAAGGTAAAACAACTTGAGCATGTGAAATTCCATAGAGCAGCACAATTTCTCAAATTTATTGTTTAGGTTCTACTGAATAGGTTCACTTGATACCAATGTGTTGATAATACCTCGCATTCAAAATGCAATGTAAGAAACTAGAATTTATGATGGGCAGGATAAATATATCTTTGCGTTGCTCATTTCATATTTGTCAACATTCTTCTGAAATCTACGTTTACGAAAGCTAGTCACCATGTTTAGATGATAGTTGatatatgagatcatgtgaagGGAAAAATGGCACAGTTGGCATAATCTTTTAGCTGTTATGGTTGTTTTGTTCTGCAAACTTCAGTATAGAAGTTGCAGACTTGTATAAAATAAGTATCAAATCTCAAGATGGCCATAAAGAAGAAAAGGCCACAAGTCAACAGTCAAATCTTATGAATCTAAGCTTCCTTTTGATGGTAAGGATATTGATTGGGTTGGCTCCTCTGCAACCTTATTGATCAATATAGGTCACTATTGGGAATATTGGAGAGTGATTCCTTCAAACCAGAAGTAACAAAATAGGGTCCATTTACTCATAAAGTAGTTCCATAATTCATTGTTGATTGATTCTCAGGGAATGTCTACTTTGGGAACAACTCAATTGCAATAAAttctttatcttaataatttaatatcatcTTTCAGCTTCTAGAATTATAGTGTCTTCACCATCTTCCATGGAATCACAGTACCAGCCATCAGAAAGTACTAGCAAACAAGAGCATGAAAACGAGAGGCCATACCACTTTGGTGTAAGCCCAAGATGTGGTACTTTTgttagtacattgctgcaagttgcACAGAACTTGTTCCACATTGGATTGTATTCTTAGGTGCCACCATCCCGAATTTAACCAAGCTGAATGGACATATATTTGGGCTCTCATGATGGTCAAAAAGGTCCATCTAGGGCCAATTAGGCTTTGGTCATTCCTAGGGCTTGTCCAGGGACAAGTAACCCTGTAACAGTAAACCTATTGCAGATTCTTGTGTCCAACTAGTAATTGTTAGAGAGAGAAATTTTGAAGGATGTTAGAACCAGTTGAAACATCAAATTATAATGGATAAACTTATGAGAAGGTTATGCTCTATTTTCTGTTATGTTGGTTACTGTATCAGTCTTTGAACAGACCGGGATCCCCCATTTAGCGTGATACTGCATAAGCCCCACATTAGCTGATGTATGCCAATCCTATTACCAAATGTGTGAGCCTGTCTTTGTGTGACCAATGCAAAAATCCTTGATTTCAACTGTACACAGTAAAACCTAAAGGTGGGCTAATACGCATGGAGCCTGGAAAGTTTGAGCTAATATGAACTCTATTGAGAACTTGATGGACAATACAAAAGTGATGATGAATCTTGCAGAGCATCCACAAAATGGCACCTTAATATTGGAAAGAAAATGATCTATTGTACCTGCTAATATCTAACAAGTGCAAGCACCAAAAATTATGTCAAATCAGATACTATAGTTCAGGCATTCTGACATTCAAGATTGAGTGAAACCTTCcttttgttttgatttcaatAACTTGATTCGCAGACATACTTTCAATTAATCAACTAGCTAATCGACCGTCCATCCAATGTAGAAACAGTTTCTCTTGTAAAGATTACACACTCCCTTCTGCACATCAACTGAAGTTTTCGTGGAATTTAGATTAGCATCAAAGTGTTATATTTAATATGATTCACCATGATTGTGAGCTACCAAAATGATCCATTGTACACAAAACTACTATTACGAGTGGTGATTCGAAGAACTTACACAACAATCCAGGTAGCACCACCCAAGGGAATAGGCACCCCACAGCAAACCACACACGAGGCCCAACGCTTGCCGCATTCAGTGCAGAACGTCCCCCAATTGATCCTACACCAACAAAAAAATCACACGAAAACACCCTCGATTAATGCCCAAGAACGGATCGAACCTATATGCCTTGCCCAAAAAGAAGCAAGGACAAGTACACAAGATCGAACAGCTTCTTGAAGGCAAGGGTACAATATCCAGAGATTCGAGGCAGACCTTATCCCAAGAGGCCTCAGGATCGAGCAAGTTGGCGAGTTTAGACTTAAGGGCGTGGCCGTTCTGTTGCAGCTGCGATCGCGCCTTTACTGATTTGGTCTTCTTCATGTTCGAATCCGAGCGCTTCTTGCTGAGGTCTCGTTGCAGCTCCGCTTGGGTCTCAAGGGATCGCAAGATTTCTAGGGCTTGGCCTGGTTTGGAGAGATCGATCGACTACTGGCCTTTGGAAGCGGATGTTAACGGGGAAAGCTTCGAGTAATAATGTGATgacaataacatatatatatatatatatatatatatatatacacacactaaaTTGTACAAGGGAATATTTTAATCGATGATCTCAATCCAACCATCCAAGTTAGTCGACACCAGCATCGAGAATTTATCACCAGCATCAATGCCTGGTAAATAGTCAATAATTTCAATTGAACTTAAGAACCAAGGTTCACATTACAGAATCTAGAAATGTACCAAAGCTATACGATATCGCAGCAGGGAGATCTTCGGGGCTACCTTCACCTTCATTACTAGGCAAAAAGCATCAGACAAAGTAATTACCCCCTCATACACTACTGAACTGCAGCAAACAAAATATCTGTCAACTGTAACCAACTAACCGTTTATCATTACGATCTTAATAACATTGAAGGGAACCCATGACTACAATTTACATTTGTCTGTAACCCTCTTTTCATGTCTATTGAACCAGATAAACACGGCCATAAACCCAACGTCTGCCCGGTGTCGAGAAGGTTTCCTATATTAGAACGACAAGAACTAGTTAGCAAAGTCAAATGGTACAATTTTGATTCTGGAGCAAATTTACCATCAGATTCAGCAACTGACACTTATTATCTTAGGGGGGAAGAAAAGAAAATGTCATGTTCTGagaaaaaatatatcaatttgatagGAAATGGACAATCCAGCATCTTTTACTTTCATATGGAGGATGAGAATGGAGTAAACATTTAGGAAACATAAATGAGATTGATAGCAGCTACACAGTGTACATTTCTTGCCAAGCAAACAGTTCGGCTCAGACTAGTTCTCAagtaaaccatcctcttttgcttGTTTTGTCTACGACCCGCATCAACATCAGTTTACACTTGTAAcatttagcttctttttttttctttctctctgtctctctctttctttaGTGCTTCATGATGCCATCCTACAGTTTTGTATGCTCTTAGGTGctttatcatattttaaatttccttCCAATGTCAGGTAATTTATTAGTCTTGTCTTCTGAGAATCACCATCCTAGGGACTCAATATAATCAGATCAAGTTTTTCTCCTTCTAATGGGTGCTCACATAATATTTTGCCACTTTTATCTTTGTTGACAAATAtagtttataaattttattttatcatatttattaatatCAATAATTATATGCAGTCaaatgatttatatatatatatatatatatatattctcaaataCATACCACATGGTgtatgaaacatgaaatatacatatatgtaattaTATACCTCCACCTTTGTTCTAAACTCCAAGGTGCACTCGCACACGTGGCATTCTGCACGATGAGGATGTCTATATGAAGTTTTGGATTTGACAAAAGCAAAGACCTGCAAGATGACAATTTTGATATATCATCACCGTAGCTTTTTGCATTGGCAGAAAATATTTATTGTAAATAGTTTCATTAAAGATATATCCAGAGTAGTCAACCTCCTCCCCACAGTTTGGGCATGAACCTTTTAGCGCTACCAATTCTTTCCTCCAAAGGCCTTGCAGTGCTTGGACTGTAAAGTAGAAAACAAGAATCATATTAGCTAAATTTTGATGGAAACTTGTCTACTGGAGCAGTTAACTTATCTATGCCAATAATGTAACATGATGCAAAATCTCAGAGATGTCACGACATAAAAAGAAGTTTGCTGAAACCTTGGCATTAACTACGGAGGTGTTTTTTTGGATCTAAGAAGATAGATAATCATTTTGTGCTTCAAGGGAATTCAATATGAAGCACAGGAAATAAACGTCCTAATGACAATGGGCGTCAAGTTCCTCCCTTTTTCATATATCCGCTATGAAACTAGAAAATCACAAATAAAAAACTGAAGTTATCACATCAACTAAACAATTGAAAACAATTTTGCTCCTGGAAATTGAACACAATGAAAGCAAAGAAAGAGAATATATTGCTCAGACAATTTTAAAAAGAAATTCATATTCTGAAAATTGAATTAATCAGGGTGTACCAAGTTGTTGCATTTACAATTGGAATCTGATAAAGGATTGTAGCATTCAAAATTGGATGTAAATCTAAAATTTTCATATGCAGGTTAGATATCAGATTTATGTCATCTTTTTATTTTGTATAGATCCACGAATCTATATCCACCCGTCACTAGATCCAAAATTGAAGGATTGATACTCAAAGTCCAGAAATGATTATCAGGTTATGGAGCTACATCAACATCCCTATTTGTAAGCAGTCACATAGGTTCTAACAAGTATGCAATATGAGTCTAAACTCTGGCAACCACCAACATAGTGCAGTAGGTGCATCATAACTTACCAGAAGCAGATGCAATAGGATAACCAATCAGACAACCGAGTCCCATGATCAGAAAGCCATTGACCATCATAAACAATTCAAATAGTGATCTACCACCATAAAAGAAATATCTCAAGTTGAAAATATCACTGAGAGCCAGACTGAGGCTATAGATGGTAGGCACAAGAATTGCAGAGGTCCCAAATGCAAGCAGCAACATCCATACACTTGCTAGAGCAAAAGCTTGTGAAGGATCTTCCTGTCTACACCCAGGTCATATCAAAACCTCAAACAGGTAGAATGACAGTGTCGGaagagtaaaaataaaaataatccatTTGTGTATATGTAAGGAAAAACTTCAAATGAAGTTACCTCAGCATCTGAATAGGTTGAATGTTGTCTTAGGCTGCACCGAGGATACTTAACAACAGATTTTGATCCATACAACCGCAGCTTCAACTGTAAAACATAATGAGGATAACATCTATGAAAAAGAATGGCATGTAAGAAAGAGGGTTTCTTTGGTCATACCTCAACTTTATCGAACATGTCATCAACAATCAAAGGATTACCACTATAATACGAATCCCTTGCCTACGATAAACAAACAAGCATGAAACATACAAATGCATTAGATATCGTAAATTCAAGATATTGAGGGTATTTCACAAATGGATAAATAATTAAATGGCCTTGGAAACCATAATCAAGTGATTTGTGTGATGTTCCACATGATCAATTGACAAAGTACCACCAGATGACTACTAAAATACTCAAACTTAGTTATATTCTAGTTCATGAATAGTATATGCCTCATTTTCCGATTGGCtaaatttattatgtaaattaacaTATACAAGCTTAACAACATCCTCTCATGTGTATTGTCAAAAAAGTATGTAGAAGTGAATTTAGATGAAAATGTGTGAAGGGAGAGATCACATGCATGTGCAACCCTTTCTCAAATAATAGTAACAATATACTACTAACCTAAGATCAAAccaaatagaaaaattaaaaaccaaagcagcaggtaaaaaaaaattatattgagcttcttaaaaagaaaaacactTGCAAGATCTTAAACTACTCTTTGACTTAAGCTCTATAGGCCTAAGCACTTAGACTTGAATGAATCTACAGATGTAAATGCCATCTATTTATAAGTGTAGAATAATAATTTAAACCAAGAGACCCTTATCTCTAAAACTTTATTTAATCaacttatttaaaagataaaagataacaatataAAATCTTCCAAAAGACATACTTTAAATCTTAACACTCCCCATTAAAGTATACTTTTGAAGATAAGTCCCAACTTGCTTCGAAAATCTTCAAACAGTCCTTTAGAGAGAGATTTGGGAAAGATATATTCGACAGTATCTTTGCTCTTGATCTCTATGACCTCAATGACACCTTGAAGCACCTTTTCCTGGATGAAATGATATTCAATTTCAATATGTTTGGTTCTTACATGACAAATTAGATTTGTAGTCAATTTTAAGACACTTTAATTATCAATCTGCAAAATAATTAGTTTGTTAATTTGATAGCAAACGTCCTCGATTAAATGCCTTAACCAGATACATTTTTGAGCAATAAGTGAGGAAGCCTTGTATTCTGCTACGGTTGTAGAAAGAGAAACTGATTGTTGTTTCTTACTACACCATGAGATACAAGCAGAACCATATGAAAAGACAGTCAGAAGTGGATCTACGATTATCTATATCACCTCCCAGATCAACATCTACATAACCATGTAATTCAAGATGTATGTCATTCTTATAGAACGATCCCAAATCAAGGGTAGAATTCACATTATTTTAAAATTCTCTTTGCTGCATCAAGTTGTGACTTCTTTGGAGATTGCACAAAATGATTTCTTGTAATTGTTAAGTAGATGAGCCTACCAATAAATGTGTGAAAAGATCGAGGGTCAGAAAGAAGCTTGCCATCATTACATCTTAGCTTTATATTTGCATCAAGTGGAGTAGAAATCTTCTTACTTTTGTTAATTCTAaatctttcaataattttttttgtatagcTTGTTTGAGAGATAAATATATCTTCTTTTGTATTCATTACCTCCAAACCAAGAAAAATATTAAACTCCACCAAGTCTTTCATTTCTAAccgaagaaaaatatcatcacgaAACTTTGAAATCTCTCTTTTGTCATTACCAGTGATAATCATATCATCCACATATGGAAGAACGATAATATGTAGGCTTCCATGCTTTTTAATAAAAAAGCTAGGAtctgaataaaaagaaaaataatcataGAAATGTAAGTAAGAAATTTTTTTATCCCATGCACTAGGAGCTTGCTTAACCCATAGAGGGTCTTCTTGAGCTCGCAAACATAATTTGGTTTGAAAATAGAAATATACTCCggtggttgtttcatataaatatCCTTGTCAAGTTCACCATAAGAAGGCATTTTCCATATCAAGTTATCAAAGTTTCCATCTAAGATTAGCTGCCAGAGCAATCACCATCTTGATAGATATCATCGTGGCCGCAGAACTAAAGGTTTTCTTATAATCTTCTTCATATTTTTAAGAAAACCCCCATGTAACAAGTCTTGCTTTAGAGCAATCTATACTTCCATCTGACTTACGTTTCACCGTGTAAACTCATTTGCAAGTAATTAGATCTACATCTACAAGCTTTAGCATAAGAACCCAAGTTTCATTTTTATgaagaattttcatttcttctttcatggcatcttCCAACTCCTTAACACTTTTGGCTTTAATCAAAACAAGTAGGCTCAAAATCATCAATTGAATCAGAAAAGAAACAGTAATATATGCTAAGATTGTTTCCATCTTTGTAACGTGTTGGTTtgataattattcttttttatcttctcGATGTTGGAATTTCTTCTTCATAAAAATCATTACTTCCCTTGTCACTTTGCTCCACCATTGGTGATGATGAAATAATAGAAGTAGATAcagataagaaagaagaagagtcaAAATCCATAGGAATATTAGATGACAAAGGAAACTCAACCACAAATCTTGAACATATGTCACTTCCATTGTTGTGATTGATATTGTAAAAAAAAACTGCTTGTGAAAGATAATAAAAAGAAACATCATCAAACATAATATCTCGAGATGCCACATACCTATGTGTTTGTGAATCCATGCATTTCcaatcatttttctttttatcataGCCAATAAACATGTATTTTTTTGACCATGACATCAAACTTACTTCTCTTTAAGTCTGGTATGTGAACATTAACATGAAGAACCAAATACTCTGAAATGTTTAATATATGATTTCTCCCTAAACATGAGCTCATATAGAGACCTTAGATTGATTGGACTAAGAGGAGTTCGATTAATAACATAAATTGCACATGTCATACCTTTTACCCATAAGGCTTTGGGTAAATTCTTTGCATGAAGCCAACACTTATAAGTCTCCACGAGATGTTAAATCTTCTATTCTATCACACTATTTTGTTGTGGTATATTTACACATGTGAGTTCCCTTTTGATGTCATTATTTACAAAAGGAGAAGAATCTACCAGAAGTGACCTCCTGACTATTATTGGTGTGTAACCTTTTAATTTTCCTTTCAAGAACACTTTCAATTGTTAActtagatttttaaaattatgaaaaactTCTAATTTTTCCTTCACAAAGTAGACCCAAGTGAACCTcgtaaaatcatcaataaagagaAGCATATAACGAGACCTTGAATAAGATGTCGTTAGAATAGGACCCATTAAATTTTCATGAATAAGCTCTAAAAAAAATTTGAATCTTGAAAGTGATATATCAAAAGGTTGCTTGTGTGCTTTGTCATATTAACAACCTTAGAAACTTTCTTACTACTAAAAGTAGTAAGATTGGAAAGACTATTAACTACACTTTTCTGTATTATAATCTTTAAtttaagaaaatttatatgaCCATGTCTGGCATGCTAGATTGATGCATCATCATTTTTACTCGTCTTATTAAAATAAAAGTTAGATGCTgacaaaatatataaatctttgacCCTTTTAACAGTATATACTATAtctgcatttattttttttatattacgaAAAAACTTGATTTCATTAGGACTTAAAAGAACATAATTTCTAGCATCAactaaatttgcaacaaaaaaaagatttttctttATACCTAAAATATAGTACACACTCTTTAATATAATAGGATCATTATATTTATTTGAGATTATAACGGTGCCTTCCTTCTCCAGTTGGTGAATAGTGTTGTCTGCCATGATAATTACATCATTACCTTCACATTGACGAAGATTGATGAATTTGGTACCATCACTAGTGAGATGATGATCATATCCTGAATCAACTATCCAATCATGTTCGAAGGTGATAGATGTCGTGGCTTCAACAGTTTCAGCCATAAAAGATTTGTCCTAATCTTCATAAGTAGCATTAGAACAATCTTCTTTGTTTATAATATTTCCTCTTTTAATCTTAACataataatttttcttgatatggcCTAACGTGCCACACCTATAACACTTGGTTTTCTTTCGATTTACACCATTGTTCGAAGAAGATTCTGATTTGCCGTTAGCATCATCCTTATtatctttatatttattatt is from Musa acuminata AAA Group cultivar baxijiao chromosome BXJ1-6, Cavendish_Baxijiao_AAA, whole genome shotgun sequence and encodes:
- the LOC103988890 gene encoding PGR5-like protein 1A, chloroplastic isoform X2, with translation MPPPSSSSSFTAAVAAPALCARRQARRFFSSDSRLRPRTDRRRGQWPLALAFTAQGPCCLYVGPVETASKEMLEALYQQARDSYYSGNPLIVDDMFDKVELKLRLYGSKSVVKYPRCSLRQHSTYSDAEEDPSQAFALASVWMLLLAFGTSAILVPTIYSLSLALSDIFNLRYFFYGGRSLFELFMMVNGFLIMGLGCLIGYPIASASVQALQGLWRKELVALKGSCPNCGEEVFAFVKSKTSYRHPHRAECHVCECTLEFRTKETFSTPGRRWVYGRVYLVQ
- the LOC103988890 gene encoding PGR5-like protein 1A, chloroplastic isoform X1, whose protein sequence is MPPPSSSSSFTAAVAAPALCARRQARRFFSSDSRLRPRTDRRRGQWPLALAFTAQGPCCLYVGPVETASKEMLEALYQQARDSYYSGNPLIVDDMFDKVELKLRLYGSKSVVKYPRCSLRQHSTYSDAEEDPSQAFALASVWMLLLAFGTSAILVPTIYSLSLALSDIFNLRYFFYGGRSLFELFMMVNGFLIMGLGCLIGYPIASASVQALQGLWRKELVALKGSCPNCGEEVFAFVKSKTSYRHPHRAECHVCECTLEFRTKVEETFSTPGRRWVYGRVYLVQ
- the LOC103988890 gene encoding uncharacterized protein LOC103988890 isoform X3, with the protein product MPPPSSSSSFTAAVAAPALCARRQARRFFSSDSRLRPRTDRRRGQWPLALAFTAQGPCCLYVGPVETASKEMLEALYQQLKLRLYGSKSVVKYPRCSLRQHSTYSDAEEDPSQAFALASVWMLLLAFGTSAILVPTIYSLSLALSDIFNLRYFFYGGRSLFELFMMVNGFLIMGLGCLIGYPIASASVQALQGLWRKELVALKGSCPNCGEEVFAFVKSKTSYRHPHRAECHVCECTLEFRTKVEETFSTPGRRWVYGRVYLVQ